The following are from one region of the Carassius auratus strain Wakin chromosome 13, ASM336829v1, whole genome shotgun sequence genome:
- the LOC113113114 gene encoding F-box only protein 28-like: protein MAAVVVSADGGVSPLDSDSVSPRIPSPAPDQPLQNNALLGLPIVAIENILNFLSYDEISLLRLVCKRMDVICQRVLNQGFLKVERYHSLCQKQVKAQLPRRESERRNHSLARHADILAAVETRLSLLNMTFMKYVDSNLCCFIPGKVIDEIYRVLRYVNSTRAPQRAHEVLQELRDISSMAMEYFDEKIVPILKKRLPGADLSGRLIGSAPVAGPSSSLTTMSLLAKNTPSRSEMTKVQQQVKVNGASMTALRREMQEVRVKQLEQQKQLQDQEQKLLEQSQVMGEQNARLAELEHKLRELMDSAVASSSSSTPGATAASSSSTLSPAEAQSLCLKRPRKCSDLPRHSKRLRSKK from the exons ATGGCGGCTGTGGTAGTGAGCGCTGATGGAGGAGTCTCGCCGCTGGACTCGGACTCGGTGTCACCGCGGATCCCGTCTCCAGCGCCGGACCAGCCGCTCCAGAACAACGCGCTGCTGGGACTCCCGATCGTGGCGATCGAGAACATCCTCAACTTCCTGTCGTACGACGAGATCAGCCTGCTGCGACTG GTGTGTAAGCGCATGGATGTGATCTGCCAGCGTGTGCTGAACCAAGGCTTCCTGAAAGTGGAGCGCTATCACAGTCTGTGCCAGAAACAGGTGAAGGCCCAGCTGCCCAG GAGGGAGTCGGAGCGCAGGAATCACTCGCTGGCGAGGCACGCAGACATCCTGGCAGCGGTGGAGACACGTCTGTCACTGCTCAACATGACCTTCATGAAGTACGTGGACTCGAACCTCTGCTGCTTCATTCCTGGGAAG GTGATCGATGAGATTTATCGTGTTCTGCGGTATGTGAACTCCACACGCGCCCCACAGAGAGCTCACGAGGTGCTGCAGGAGCTGCGGGACATCTCCTCCATGGCCATGGAGTACTTCGACGAGAAGATCGTCCCCATCCTGAAGAAAAGGCTTCCCGGCGCGGATCTCTCCGGACGACTGATCGGGTCTGCTCCGG TGGCCGGTCCCTCTTCCTCTCTCACCACCATGTCCCTGCTGGCCAAGAACACTCCGTCTCGCTCGGAGATGACGAAGGTGCAGCAGCAGGTGAAGGTGAACGGCGCGTCGATGACGGCGCTGCGGCGCGAGATGCAGGAGGTGCGTGTGAAGCAGCTGGAGCAGCAGAAGCAGCTGCAGGATCAGGAGCAGAAGCTGCTGGAGCAGTCTCAGGTGATGGGCGAGCAGAACGCCCGTCTGGCCGAGCTGGAGCACAAGCTCAGGGAACTGATGGACAGCGCGGTggcctccagctcctcctccacCCCTGGGGCGACCGCTGCGTCCTCCTCCTCCACCCTGAGTCCGGCCGAGGCCCAGAGCCTGTGTCTCAAACGACCACGCAAGTGCTCCGACCTCCCGCGCCACTCCAAACGCCTGCGCAGCAAGAAATAG
- the LOC113113115 gene encoding nuclear factor 7, brain-like, whose amino-acid sequence MASLNVSAEELSCPVCCEIFKAPVLLSCSHSFCKECLQQFWRTKETQECPVCRRRSSKRDPPCNLVLKNLCESFLKERKERCSSGSEEICSLHSEKLKLFCLEDKQPVCLVCRDSQQHDNHKFRPISEAVSSYKEELITALKSLQEKLKHNEEMKEEFEKTVEHIKSQAEHTERQIKQQFEKLHQFLRDEEEATITALREEEEQKKQMMKEKLEEMNRHISALSHSIKDTEEMMRASDVCFLKEFPVTMERVQISSQPDPQTPSGALMHVPRYLGNLSFRVWKKMQDIVQNTPVILDPNTAHPRLVLSDDLTIVRRSENKKPLPDNPERFDEFPCVLGSEGFNSGTHCWDVELKECPFWIVGVTTASNQRKGWGFLNTDVWCVYYYEKRLSGSSCFRVEQHLDRVRVNLDYDRGRVSFSDPVTNTHLHTFTASFTHTLFPVFCSYSSLRILPFNSQ is encoded by the exons ATGGCGTCTCTAAATGTATCAGCAGAAGAGCTCTCTTGTCCTGtttgctgtgaaatcttcaaGGCTCCTGTTCTTCTATCATGTAGTCACAGTTTCTGTAAAGAGTGTCTTCAACAGTTCTGGAGAACCAAGGAAACTCAGGAGTGTCCTGTCTGCAGGAGAAGATCCTCAAAAAGAGATCCTCCATGTAACCTTGTGTTAAAAAACTTGTGCGAGTCATTTCTGAAGGAGAGAAAGGAGCGGTGTTCATCAGGATCTGAGGAGATCTGCAGTTTACACAGTGAGAAACTCAAACTcttctgtctggaggacaaaCAGCCGGTGTGTTTAGTGTGCAGAGACTCACAACAACACGACAATCATAAATTCAGGCCCATCAGTGAAGCGGTTTCATCTTATAAG GAGGAGCTCATTACAGCACTGAAATCATTACAAGAGAAACTGAAACACAATGAAGAAATGAAAGAAGAGTTTGAGAAAACAGTTGAACACATCAAG TCTCAAGCTGAGCACACAGAGCGTCAGATTAAACAGCAGTTTGAGAAGCTTCATCAGTTtctcagagatgaagaagaagctacaatcactgcactgagagaggaagaggagcagaagaagcagatgatgaaggagaagctggaggagATGAACAGACACATCTCAGCTCTTTCACACTCAATCAAAGACACGGAGGAGATGATGAGAGCCAGTGACGTCTGCTTTCTGAAG gagtTTCCAGTTACGATGGAAAG AGTCCAGATCTCATCACAGCCGGATCCACAGACTCCTTCTGGAGCTTTGATGCATGTGCCGCGTTACTTGGGAAACCTGTCcttcagagtctggaagaagatgcAGGACATCGTCCAGAACA CTCCTGTGATTCTGGATCCAAACACGGCTCATCCACGTCTCGTTCTGTCTGATGATCTGACCATTGTGAGACGGAGCGAGAACAAAAAACCTCTTCCTGataatccagagagatttgatgaGTTTCCCTGTGTTCTGGGTTCAGAGGGGTTTAACTCAGGAACACACTGCTGGGATGTGGAGCTTAAAGAGTGTCCATTTTGGATCGTTGGAGTCACTACAGCATCAAACCAGAGGAAGGGATGGGGTTTCTTAAACACTGATGTCTGGTGTGTGTATTATTATGAAAAGAGACTGTCAGGATCATCATGTTTCCGTGTTGAACAGCATCTTGATCGTGTGAGAGTGAATCTGGACTATGACAGAGGAAGAGTGTCATTCTCTGATCCTGTAActaacacacatctacacacattcaCAGCCTCCTTCACCCACACACTCTTCCCAGTCTTCTGCAGTTATTCCTCTCTGAGGATCTTACCCTTCAATAGTCAGTAA